From the genome of Staphylococcus haemolyticus, one region includes:
- a CDS encoding DNA translocase FtsK: MSWFDDLFSNKENSDEELLRRKSKRRNGDLTQNKDDSLLPENNDIYDRPRGKFRFPIDVGQDENYEEAIYRDSNDDIGSYRPHSSNDHSSYDSFDYEGHTNQSNNYAKYDSSEDSRRRRRRNHINQDDTGIPSIKSRSPKSSNKYIDTRESQRFNKHQNNYSSTNVSNYSKANSNHQSRVKLQSERFKSNYHLSSEPTYHRSSFKTSEVPSAIFGTKKRRPIENGVIPPVKDDEDSKESITKYSSSTVEHVPHESNHAIADNSNKEDTKRSSQLDSSITIENESTIESSSNTSNNNERTPNYSKRDNTVNIENIYASQIVEEIRKERERKVQQKRKFKEALQNKRQQTDEEDSIQRAIDEMYAKQAEQYTGESSLNQGDNVSNKSNESEIDKSKHSYHSKDKSLADEHNRLVQNQTDEQTNSDNVDNQTEVSNESLEPYNYEEIDLNQVSSVQQVRQDDVQVKDVLEEQSSKINNNKVESYSNEKFDDYLEDTNSHEEMLHDDDLHEQVMDDDENEGISNKTTDENNDEKIDDANYREINESESLMQDKANDLKFNDEVNNSENQQNSSENNINNAVRNAVSSDIEYATNEDEENDERLAQDTNKEDQKLSQSEDIQHESLNNEDVSLTSNKTDDSEHLEKDSLNEDKKAEPSFNKTNKAPQKMSIKPGSKPFNVVMTPSDKKRVMDAKKNSVSRNKVNVPELKPETKKEAQDEKMNAEFDNHLNESQLNSDESSDFNVASLEYNESSEHSVEKDNIINDENTRENEHQDVDNSQNNDMPKGNQFSKVQNSNNQNDNKHDINEFVSKEGYSEVTSTKNHKDGDDANHKAPIRRGPNIKLPSLDLLEDHEEHEIDESWIEEKKQELNDAFYYFNVPAEVQNVTEGPSVTRFELAVEKGVKVSRITALQDDIKMALAAKDIRIEAPIPGTSLVGIEVPNLNPTKVNLKSILESPKFKNAESKLTVAMGNRINNEPLLMDIAKTPHALIAGATGSGKSVCINSILMSLLYKNHPEELRLLLIDPKMVELAPYNDLPHLVSPVITDVKAATQSLKWAVDEMEKRYKLFAQFHVRNITAFNKKAPYEQRMPKIVIVIDELADLMMMAPQEVEQSIARIAQKARACGIHMLVATQRPSVNVITGLIKSNIPTRIAFMVSSSVDSRTILDSGGAERLLGYGDMLYLGSGMNKPIRVQGTFVSDDEIDDVVDFIKDQREPDYLFEEKELLKKNQTQAQDELFDDVCEFMVKEGHISTSLIQRHFQIGYNRAARIVDQLEQLDYISGANGSKPRDVFITEADLKKE, encoded by the coding sequence ATGAGTTGGTTTGATGATTTATTTAGTAATAAAGAGAATTCTGATGAAGAATTGCTCAGACGCAAAAGTAAACGTCGTAATGGCGATCTAACTCAAAATAAAGATGATTCATTACTTCCTGAAAACAACGATATATATGATCGTCCAAGAGGTAAGTTTCGTTTCCCTATCGATGTGGGTCAAGACGAGAATTATGAAGAAGCAATTTATCGTGACAGTAATGATGATATTGGTAGTTATAGACCACATTCTAGTAATGACCATAGTTCATATGATTCATTTGATTACGAAGGTCATACAAATCAATCTAATAATTATGCTAAGTATGATAGTTCAGAAGATTCAAGAAGACGACGTAGAAGAAATCATATAAATCAAGATGATACTGGTATACCTTCTATTAAATCAAGAAGCCCTAAGTCATCAAATAAATATATTGATACACGTGAGTCACAACGCTTTAATAAACATCAAAACAATTACTCTAGTACCAATGTTTCAAATTATTCAAAAGCTAATTCAAATCACCAATCTAGAGTTAAGTTACAATCAGAGAGATTTAAATCAAACTATCATTTAAGTTCTGAACCTACATATCACCGTTCAAGTTTTAAAACATCGGAAGTACCATCTGCTATTTTTGGAACTAAAAAGCGTAGACCAATCGAAAACGGTGTAATACCACCTGTTAAAGATGATGAAGATTCAAAAGAGTCTATAACAAAATATAGTTCAAGCACAGTTGAACATGTTCCCCATGAAAGTAATCATGCTATAGCTGACAATTCAAATAAGGAAGATACTAAACGTTCCTCACAATTAGATTCATCAATTACCATTGAAAATGAATCAACTATAGAATCAAGTTCTAATACCTCTAATAATAATGAGCGTACTCCAAATTATTCAAAACGTGATAACACGGTGAATATTGAAAATATTTATGCTTCTCAGATTGTAGAGGAAATTAGAAAAGAAAGAGAGCGTAAAGTTCAACAAAAGCGTAAATTTAAAGAAGCCTTACAAAATAAACGACAACAAACTGATGAAGAAGATAGTATACAAAGAGCAATCGACGAAATGTATGCTAAGCAAGCAGAACAATATACTGGTGAAAGTTCACTTAATCAAGGTGACAATGTAAGCAACAAATCGAATGAAAGTGAAATCGATAAAAGCAAGCATAGTTATCATAGTAAGGACAAATCATTAGCTGATGAGCATAATAGGCTAGTTCAAAATCAAACTGATGAACAAACTAATAGTGATAATGTTGATAATCAAACAGAAGTTTCAAATGAATCTCTTGAACCCTACAATTATGAAGAAATTGATTTAAATCAAGTTTCAAGCGTCCAACAAGTTAGACAGGATGATGTACAAGTTAAAGATGTATTAGAAGAACAATCGTCAAAAATTAACAATAATAAAGTGGAAAGTTATTCAAATGAAAAATTTGATGACTACTTAGAGGACACCAATAGTCATGAAGAAATGCTTCATGATGATGATTTACATGAGCAAGTCATGGATGATGATGAAAATGAAGGTATTAGTAATAAAACAACTGATGAAAACAATGATGAAAAAATAGACGATGCTAATTATAGAGAGATTAATGAATCAGAATCACTTATGCAAGATAAAGCGAATGATTTAAAATTTAATGATGAAGTGAATAACTCTGAAAATCAACAAAATTCATCTGAAAATAATATCAATAATGCTGTTCGAAATGCTGTTTCTTCTGATATAGAATACGCAACTAATGAAGATGAAGAAAATGATGAAAGATTGGCACAAGATACGAATAAAGAAGATCAAAAGTTATCACAATCAGAAGATATACAACATGAATCTTTAAATAACGAAGATGTATCATTAACGTCTAATAAAACAGATGATTCAGAACATCTTGAAAAAGATAGTTTAAATGAAGATAAAAAAGCTGAACCATCATTTAATAAAACTAATAAAGCACCACAAAAAATGTCAATCAAGCCTGGTAGTAAACCATTTAATGTAGTAATGACACCTTCTGATAAGAAACGTGTAATGGATGCTAAAAAAAATTCAGTTTCAAGAAACAAAGTTAATGTGCCTGAATTAAAACCAGAAACAAAAAAAGAAGCACAAGATGAGAAAATGAATGCAGAATTCGACAATCATTTAAATGAGTCACAATTAAATTCTGACGAATCATCTGATTTTAATGTGGCATCACTTGAATACAATGAAAGTTCCGAACATTCGGTTGAAAAAGACAATATTATTAATGACGAAAACACAAGAGAAAATGAACATCAAGATGTTGATAATAGTCAAAACAATGATATGCCTAAAGGAAATCAATTTAGTAAAGTTCAAAATTCAAATAATCAAAATGATAATAAACATGATATTAATGAGTTTGTTTCTAAAGAGGGTTATTCCGAAGTTACTTCAACAAAGAATCATAAAGATGGAGATGACGCTAATCATAAGGCTCCTATAAGAAGAGGACCTAATATTAAGCTACCAAGCCTTGATCTATTAGAAGATCATGAAGAACATGAAATAGATGAATCATGGATTGAAGAAAAAAAACAAGAATTAAATGACGCTTTTTATTATTTTAATGTACCTGCTGAAGTTCAAAATGTTACAGAAGGACCAAGTGTAACTCGTTTTGAATTGGCGGTAGAAAAGGGTGTCAAAGTTTCAAGAATTACAGCTTTACAAGATGATATTAAAATGGCTCTAGCTGCTAAGGATATTCGAATTGAAGCACCAATTCCTGGAACAAGTTTAGTTGGTATTGAAGTACCGAATTTAAATCCTACGAAAGTCAATTTAAAATCTATTTTAGAGAGTCCAAAATTTAAAAATGCCGAGTCTAAATTAACAGTAGCAATGGGTAATCGAATCAATAATGAACCATTATTGATGGACATAGCTAAAACACCTCACGCATTAATTGCAGGGGCGACTGGTTCAGGTAAATCTGTGTGTATCAATAGTATTTTAATGTCATTACTTTACAAAAATCATCCTGAAGAATTAAGATTATTACTTATTGACCCTAAAATGGTAGAACTTGCACCATATAACGATTTACCACATTTAGTTTCACCAGTTATTACTGATGTAAAGGCAGCTACACAAAGTTTAAAATGGGCAGTAGATGAAATGGAAAAACGTTACAAATTATTTGCGCAATTCCACGTAAGAAATATTACTGCTTTCAATAAAAAAGCACCATATGAGCAAAGAATGCCAAAAATTGTTATTGTAATTGATGAGTTAGCTGATTTAATGATGATGGCACCTCAAGAAGTAGAACAATCAATTGCTCGAATAGCTCAAAAGGCTCGTGCATGCGGAATACACATGTTAGTTGCAACACAACGACCTTCTGTCAATGTCATTACTGGTTTAATAAAATCTAACATACCTACACGTATTGCATTTATGGTATCTTCAAGCGTTGACTCAAGAACGATTTTAGATAGTGGCGGTGCAGAACGCTTGTTAGGATATGGGGATATGCTTTATTTAGGTAGCGGAATGAATAAACCAATTCGTGTCCAAGGTACTTTTGTTTCGGATGATGAAATTGATGATGTAGTTGATTTCATTAAAGATCAAAGAGAACCTGACTATTTATTCGAAGAAAAGGAATTACTTAAAAAGAATCAAACACAAGCTCAAGATGAATTATTTGATGATGTGTGTGAATTTATGGTTAAAGAAGGACATATATCTACTTCATTAATTCAAAGACATTTCCAAATTGGTTATAACCGTGCAGCTCGAATTGTAGATCAACTTGAACAATTAGATTATATTTCAGGTGCAAACGGTTCTAAACCTAGAGATGTATTTATAACTGAAGCAGACTTAAAGAAAGAATAA